A window of Fictibacillus halophilus contains these coding sequences:
- a CDS encoding cytochrome c biogenesis CcdA family protein: MTDLNILLAFGAGLLSFISPCCLPLYPAFLSYITGISVQELKEENAMLRKTALLHTTFFLIGFSIIFLFLGLSTTIIGDLFVQYQTLLRQIGAIVIIFFGLVVMGFITPTFLMRDKKVRFQSRPTGYLGSVLIGIGFAAGWTPCMGPILAGVIALGVSNPAASLTYMIAYVLGFAVPFFVLSFFLDKLKVIKKFNRQFMVVGGTLMVVMGILLYFDWLTQLTSFLTNRVFGGFKGF, from the coding sequence ATGACCGATCTTAATATTCTGCTAGCTTTTGGAGCTGGGCTGCTCTCCTTTATTTCACCGTGTTGTTTACCATTGTATCCCGCTTTCTTATCTTACATAACAGGGATCTCTGTTCAGGAACTTAAAGAAGAAAACGCCATGCTTAGAAAAACGGCGCTTCTACATACTACATTTTTCTTAATAGGTTTTTCAATCATATTTCTTTTCCTTGGTTTATCGACTACGATAATCGGTGATCTTTTCGTACAATATCAAACACTATTAAGGCAAATTGGTGCTATTGTTATTATCTTTTTCGGTCTTGTTGTAATGGGATTCATAACGCCTACCTTTTTAATGAGGGATAAGAAAGTAAGGTTTCAATCACGCCCTACTGGTTATCTGGGTTCAGTGTTAATCGGAATTGGTTTTGCAGCAGGATGGACACCTTGTATGGGGCCGATTCTAGCAGGCGTGATTGCTCTCGGGGTATCAAATCCGGCAGCATCTTTGACGTATATGATCGCCTATGTTTTAGGTTTTGCTGTTCCTTTCTTTGTTTTAAGCTTCTTTTTGGATAAACTAAAAGTAATAAAAAAGTTCAACCGTCAGTTCATGGTGGTTGGAGGGACTCTTATGGTAGTCATGGGAATCCTGTTATACTTTGATTGGCTAACGCAATTAACTTCATTTCTAACAAACCGTGTGTTTGGAGGATTCAAAGGTTTTTAA
- a CDS encoding Na(+)/H(+) antiporter subunit B, with protein MMHSRSNDLILKTTTNIIVFVILAFSVNMLLSGHNAPGGGFIGGLMGAGAFLLLYVSYGLQPVHRILPINFTYMIAAGLLIAILTGAGSFVLGVPFLSHSFGYFQFPLLGKTELATAMLFDLGVYLTVIGVTMTIILSIAEDKIEKEVGEGN; from the coding sequence ATCATGCATTCACGATCGAATGACCTTATCTTAAAAACAACAACGAATATCATTGTCTTTGTTATTTTAGCTTTTTCGGTAAACATGCTACTTTCAGGGCATAATGCTCCAGGAGGAGGATTTATCGGAGGGTTAATGGGAGCAGGAGCATTTCTTCTTCTTTATGTTTCCTACGGATTACAGCCAGTACATAGAATCTTGCCGATCAACTTTACGTACATGATAGCTGCAGGCTTATTAATCGCCATACTCACAGGTGCTGGTTCGTTTGTATTGGGAGTTCCGTTTTTAAGTCATAGTTTTGGTTATTTTCAATTCCCGTTATTAGGGAAGACCGAGCTTGCTACAGCGATGCTCTTTGACTTAGGTGTATATTTGACAGTAATTGGAGTTACGATGACCATTATCCTCTCAATTGCAGAAGATAAGATCGAGAAAGAAGTAGGGGAAGGGAACTAA